A single genomic interval of Anthonomus grandis grandis chromosome 17, icAntGran1.3, whole genome shotgun sequence harbors:
- the LOC126746313 gene encoding cytochrome b5 domain-containing protein 1, which produces MQKAPKPERQWPVIAPFEVVIHNQPHDCWVSFLGKVLDITPLITQYKDQQCVKPLLAMAGKDISHWFDERTGDIMHYVHPETGIKVPYCPHGPLPDVQVNVPATAWTRQDRPPWWKDEKYQIGLLSKKTRPIRIINMLTMAEVTITVCCEDTFYRILERYRLFNSDASSYTWRYLDNNIDMTKTLEENGIPDEREIFTELGLPQNFYMPSIFLYYNDDLKWAVENDSDDEQTAT; this is translated from the coding sequence atgcaaaaagccCCAAAACCAGAACGTCAATGGCCCGTGATCGCCCCATTCGAAGTTGTAATCCACAATCAACCCCATGACTGTTGGGTGTCTTTCCTTGGAAAAGTGCTGGACATCACCCCCCTGATAACTCAATACAAAGACCAACAATGCGTCAAGCCACTGCTCGCTATGGCCGGTAAAGATATTAGCCACTGGTTCGACGAGAGAACTGGTGATATAATGCACTACGTTCATCCAGAAACTGGAATTAAAGTCCCATACTGTCCACATGGACCGTTGCCTGATGTCCAAGTGAATGTGCCAGCGACTGCTTGGACGCGACAGGATAGACCCCCATGGTGGAAAGACGAGAAGTACCAAATTGgtcttttaagtaaaaaaacccGACCCATAAGGATCATCAATATGCTCACAATGGCTGAAGTCACCATTACCGTGTGCTGCGAGGATACGTTTTACAGGATCCTTGAGCGATATCGGCTGTTTAATAGTGATGCGAGCAGTTACACTTGGAGGTATTTGGACAATAATATTGATATGACTAAGACGTTGGAGGAGAACGGGATTCCCGATGAAAGGGAGATTTTTACGGAGCTGGGTTTGCCCCAGAACTTTTATATGCCcagtatatttttgtattataatgACGATTTGAAGTGGGCTGTAGAGAATGATTCTGATGATGAACAAACAGCAACTTAG